DNA sequence from the Lynx canadensis isolate LIC74 chromosome B2, mLynCan4.pri.v2, whole genome shotgun sequence genome:
cgtgagttcgtgtcccacgtcgggctctgggctgatggctcagagcctggagcctgcttccaattctgtgtctccctctctctctgcccctcccccattcatgctctgtctctctctgtctcaaaaataaaaaaatgttaaaaaaattaaaaaaataaataaataaaataaaataaaataaaataaaataaaataaaatattaaggaacacctgggtggcttagtcggttaaggctccaactcttggttttggttcaggtcatgatctgtcaaCTCGGGCTCtgttgcatcgggctctgtgacagcacagagcttgcttgggatgctctgtctccctctgttgctgcccctcccccattcatactctctctgtctcaaagataaacattaaaaaaaaaagaatattttaaaaaataaaatacaatatgaaaacaatgagaaagtgtcatttcttttttaaaaacttactgaaAGAAGTTGAACAGTGGTTGCCGCTTTCTGGTCCTGTAACTTAGGATACAGAGTAAGCGTCTTTTCTGTGCCTTGCTGAATCGTCATGTCTCTTTCTAAATCCAGATCAGCTTCCAGCAtgttcttctttgtattttcaatgTTGTGAAATCCCTTTGAGAATCCCTGTCGTACGAAGTTTTTTGCCAGTCACTTTCTCTGGAACGGCTTCATCCTTTTCGACACAAACACTTTCTAATTTAGGTCAAGTTCGCCGTCCCCGAGTTCCTCTGCTAGTCTCCATTGTGAGGGCACCAGCCGCCCTACTGCCAGCTCTTTCTTCTAGAATGCCATTTATATTCCACTCGAATTCCACTGGTAGGGttattactttccatttttttgttataCTTTCATCTTGGTGGCTAACTCTCTCTTTTGATTATCATTTTTTGTCGGGCACAACGATCACTGGGAGACAAAGTGGCAACTAAAAGTACATGCTTTCTATCTGTGCACAGACAGGGTAACGTGCACTGTCCAGGGACAATACATTTTACAATAAGTGACAGGATAAGTCACATGATAGATCACGACGCACATCTGTTATTTGTACAGTGACTTGTGAATTGAAGATCCAGCAATGAAGTTTGTCATTTAGACAGTGACTCACTAAATGTGAGTTGAAATGTGAACTGTGTTGTCGGGCAGTTGGTGGTGTTTAACTGAACTGTGGAAACTGATCgtttctcggccttttggctaagatcaagttgCGAACTGTGGAAACTGAAATTCATTTCTATCAAAACCACGCACTGTGAGAAGTGTCTTTGTGAAGGAAGCACTCCCCTAAAGAAGCTAGGAGAAATCACAATAAAATGAATCCGTGGAAGGCGAAGTGGTAAATGATGGAAAgcctagaagaaaataattgggaaaaagaaaaatggaactggttttatatttttcattacagtaaaattataataaatgcaaaaggtaaagaaatcacaaatatgggtacctgggtcgctcagtcggctaagcatctgactctcgattgtggctcaggtcatgatctcacagttcatggattcaaggtccactccaggctctgcgctgacagtgcagagcctgcttgggattccctctctttccctctttctctgccccttccccattcagtctccctccctctctctctctcaaaataaatgaacttaaaaaaaacaaaagggacaaTGAAGTTCTCAGGGAAGGTGTTTCTTACTCTCACAGACCCAGTAAAATAGAGTGTCTCTTCTAGCCTTTACTTCGTCCCATCTGCATGAACACTTGGACCCGGAACCAGCATGAGGATTGAGTCAGGGTGTGAAGAGCTGAGGTGATCAGGGTGACGGAGCCAGCGCTCTGATCATCCCACTCCTGAAATTTGTGCCTTTGGGCATTGTGATCAGCGACATCATTACGTCAACTTGTTCATTGGGTGCTTCCTGTTATTTGCGGCCAAAACATAATCTGAGGTGAAAGCTGAGTCAGGTTTGGTCTGAAAAGAGCTGTTTTTATTAACATTCTTACTTTCCTTTTGCCCACATAATCCCGAGGGACTTTGGGTAAATCAGGGTAGCCTGTGGAGTGGTCACACAGTTGACAGGGGATGTGGGAGCTTTGTGCTGTCTGCTGTTTCCCAGTCTTACTGGGGCGACTGGGATCCCTGATGAGACACACCGTTGCTCCTCACTTTGTGGGCACAGATGTTCCTTCCATGTCTGTCCCTTGAGGACCCCCCACTAAGGCATGCAAGGGTCTCTACCAAGGCAGTTTCACTGTGCACATAAGTGTGGGGCACTTTATTTTATAGGATATTCTAGGATTTTACCAGGGGCTGATTTTTTTGTCAAGTGGTACTAAAGTTTCTCATGCAAagaaatatatacctatatattatccatatttaaaaacatttaaatcataaaaatgataGAAGTTGAGGATTTGAGCCAAACCACAGGTTTACCGGAAGTCATTTGGTCGTTTCTTTTTAAGGTTGTTAAATTCAACTTTAATACTTGGCCTCCTGAGAGCCCAGAGAAGCCAGGAGGACACAAACACCATTTAATGATCAACCCTACCACAGAACAAGCGATAACGTGTAGAAAAACGAGGTCAAAAGGGAAGCGATTCAGTTAAGGTAGTTTCCCAGTCGGTTGTGTAGTATCTAACTGCTCAATCGAGGTGGAGTGCACACCCCTAATTCAGAAGAGATTAGCGGCTCTGAAAAGAGCCTTTGGGGTTGAGTAAGAGAGCGCTTACTTGGCGAGTCTACTTGGAGCTGGTGTACTTGGTGACGGCCTTGGTGCCCTCGGACACGGCGTGCTTGGCCAGCTCCCCGGGCAGCAGCAGGCGCACGGCCGTCTGGATCTCGCGGGACGTGATGGTCGAGCGCTTGTTGTAATGTGCCAGGCGTGACGCCTCGCCCGCGATGCGCTCGAATATGTCAGTGACGAAGGAATTCATAATGCTCATGGCCTTGGACGAAATGCCGGTGTCGGGGTGCACCTGCTTCAGCACTTTGTAGATATAAATGGAATAGCTCTCCTTGCGGCATCGTTTGCgcttcttgccttctttcttctgggTTTTGGTTACAGCTTTCTTGAAGCCTTTCTTGGAAATGGTCGTGCCCTTGGAAGTCAGCTCCGGCATGGCGAGTGCACAGCTCTCTAGCACTACAGCTTTACAGTTACGGCTCTAACGGCTCCAAACCCATCTCAAGTAACCCAACAGTTTCGCGGCTGGGCCGACTGGTATTTATAGGCACAGTGCTGACATGACGTACAGAGCAGACACCATCTGATTGGATATCGGGTGGTGGCGTGAATGTAAATGAGGTGATTCTGGCGAGGCTTCCGATTGGGTAGATGACCATCAGCCAATCAGATAGCAAATCACCACCTCCCAGCAGGCTATAAATAGGCCGAGTAGCGGTCTCTTCAGCGACAGCTTTTCTGCCATTCGTCGGACTAGCTATGTCGGGGCGAGGAAAGCAGGGCGGCAAGGCTCGCGCCAAGGCCAAGTCCAGGTCCTTTAAGGCCGGGCTGCAGTTCCCGGTGGGTCGCGTCCACCGCCTGCTCCGCAAAGGCAACTACGCGGAGCGGGTGGGGGCCGGCGCGCCGGTGTACCTGGCGGCCGTGCTGGAGTACCTGACGGCCGAGATCCTAGAGCTGGCGGGCAACGCGGCCCGCGACAACAAGAAGACGCGCATCATCCCGCGCCACCTGCAGCTGGCCATCCGCAACGACGAGGAGCTCAACAAGCTGCTGGGCCGCGTGACCATCGCGCAGGGCGGCGTCCTGCCCAACATCCAGGCCGTGCTGCTGCCCAAGAAGACCGAGAGCCACCGCCACAAAGCCCAGAACAAGTAATTCCCAAGCCGTGAATCCTAGCGAGTGTGACCTGAACCGTTTGCAGAAAAAAACCAAAGGCTCTTTTCAGAGCCACTCAGATGGTCAATGGAGGCTGTGCATGAAATGGCAAAGGTTAGAACTGCGCTTCTCCAGGAATAGGCAGCCGTGTACCTATATCCATATACGGTGAGTCTTAGTAAGGTTACGGCATTTGAGATCTGTCTCTCGGTTCTATGAACCGGTTCTTTGAGAGTTTTAGCGGAAGCTTTCCTAGGAAGCTGACCTGAGTTGAGAGTCCCCACATCTTGGAGTCCGTGGGAGGAGGGGCTGACTCCCAATTAGTTAAGCATTATAACCACCACTTGGTTTCTGTGTTAATGTAAACAGGCGCGTTTCATGCTAATACCACAGTGAGTTAAGGACTCTTAAGTGGTTGGGGAAGAACAAATGAGGTGTAAGCTTGCAGCTCCCACGTGGCAGTCCGGCAGCACGTCGTTAATATTCAGTATCCTGAAATCTTTATATTGAAACAAAAGTTATGTTAACCTTCAAATTTGGTGAAGGGGCGTTTGAGCGTTTGATATCCGCGGCTTCACACATGCCTACTAAAAAGccctagaggggcacctgggcggctcagtccacTATGAGTCTGGCTCTTcctttgggcttaggtcatgacctcccatgatcaagccccgccttgggctctgtggggacagcgtggtgcctgcttgggattctctttccctctgcccctcccctgcttgcatgcacacgttcctgttctctctcaaatatttaaaacaaaaaacattttaggggcacctgtgtggctcaggcagttgaccATCAGActggttcaggtcacgatttcgaGGTTCATTAAttcaagtctcacatcaggctcactgctgtcagcctgtcagtgcagagcccacttgggatcctctgtctgcctctctctgcccctcccctgcttgcactctctcaaaagtaaacattaaaaaacaaacaaacaaaaaaacaacctaaaatcATTCCTTAAAATGTAGAACAGCGTAGATCTTGAAACAAAGCTTTGGTGTACCCTGGGTGATGGAGAGATGACTGTCAGTCTCATAAGAAGAAAATGTGGCAAGGTCTATCAACTTTgaaattactaaaaatttttcATCAAGCTCTTCAAAATtttaactacaaaaacaaaattttggttGATTTGTGAACACTAACAGAAATTGGAAAGCAAATGAACGTTTAGTTAGACTCAAATGCAAagttacaaaatacaaattacaaaatattgaGTAGTCCACCTTATCTAAAAGCAAAAAGTTTTCAttggttttcttaaaaataaaaagccatttctaggggcgcctgggtggcgcagtcggttaagcgtctgacttcagccaggtcacgatctcgcggtccgtgagttcgagccccgcgtcgggctctgggctgatggctcagagcctggagcctgttgccgattctgtgtctccctctctctctgcccctcccccgttcatgctctgtctctctctgtctcaaaaataaaacgttgaaaaaaaaattttttttttaaaataaaaaaataaaaagaaagccatttcTAGACACTTGAGATCAACACATAAGACATGTATAGAAGCAGTTATGAAGGAAGGTATAAACTCTAAGAAgttgaaaaatgagaataaagtaCATAATATATTGATTAGGGAAAATCAGATTATGAAAGAATCCTGTCGAATTTGTGTACAAAAATATCAATACGTGCAATTGGGGAGGGtacaaagattttaaagactgaaaaagCACACGGATACATTGAACAAAATGAGATGATGTTTAGAACATAGCAGTTAGGGGGAGTTAAGATGGCATAGTAGTAAGGGGACCCTGAGCTTGTTCTGTCCCTGGAgcacagctagatcaacatcaaaccattttgaacacctagagGATTGATCTGGGCATTAACACTACAATCTGCAGAATCTGAACGAGAGCGAGAGAGGCAGGTACGCAGTGCAGAGAGGCgaactgggggaaagaaaagccaaggtgccgtggagggcagggagccttTTTTGCAGAGACCGGACAGAGCGAAAAAGGAGGgcaagggagagggcagaggagagggcagTGCATCAGGATCTTGAAAGAAAACCACTCCCCccaaagtagctggagagaaaaaggagtgaAAATACTCGCAGGGGACTGCACAAGAGATCTGTTCCCCCAAACCACcgatgggaaaaggagagggtttcaataccgcCAGTTTTTTATGATCAGTGGAGCACAGCATCTGAAGTCTCAGGGCTCAGTGCCCGATGACAGTCTGGCGAGGAATCCCCGGGAGCGGGCAGCACGGTCTGAGGGAGAGGTCTGTTGGgagaggtgttgggtgggggctgggctatgtgggcgatgggcattgaaggcacctgttaggatgagccctgggtgttatataaagtgatgaatcactaaattctgttcctgaaaccaatgctgcactatacgttaactaacttgaattcaaattttaaaaaataccaaaaaaaaaaaaaaaaaaacaccatagcaattacctttttttaatgtgagattaTAAAATCGGGGAAGAACAAtggtataaataaatgattgtctACATGAGGGGTATGtgaaaaaatatccaaaacagaaaaatacttaaTAACTTCTATAGATATCAAACAGAGCTTAATTCCCCAGCCTTCTGGAAGTGCAGAGTAtggaaaggcaggaaagaaaggaagtgacTTCACAGTGGAGAAATCTAGCAGACGCTTCCTGAGCCAGATGATCAATGTCCACATCATCAGTGATTAGCCATGTCAATAGCATGTGCCTTTAATATGTTAAAAGAAGTGAATTTCACTTCTTTGGTCTTCCTCCCGACAATCCCATAATCCCAATCTAACCATGAGGAAAATATCAGACAGATCCAAGTTCAGGAACATTCCCCAAAATATCTGACTATGAATCCTCAAAATTATTAAAGTCATCAAAAC
Encoded proteins:
- the LOC115513500 gene encoding histone H2A-IV-like, which gives rise to MSGRGKQGGKARAKAKSRSFKAGLQFPVGRVHRLLRKGNYAERVGAGAPVYLAAVLEYLTAEILELAGNAARDNKKTRIIPRHLQLAIRNDEELNKLLGRVTIAQGGVLPNIQAVLLPKKTESHRHKAQNK
- the LOC115513502 gene encoding histone H2B type 1-A yields the protein MPELTSKGTTISKKGFKKAVTKTQKKEGKKRKRCRKESYSIYIYKVLKQVHPDTGISSKAMSIMNSFVTDIFERIAGEASRLAHYNKRSTITSREIQTAVRLLLPGELAKHAVSEGTKAVTKYTSSK